Proteins encoded by one window of Haloarcula pelagica:
- a CDS encoding HalOD1 output domain-containing protein: MGTVHGGVTYHPDSDTYRASFSDGEPATTAVVRTLARVRHCDVTDISPLYESVDTDALDRLISTADEAAVRVEFLIDGFEVTVVGDNTVEIVPPT, translated from the coding sequence GTGGGAACGGTACACGGTGGAGTGACCTATCACCCGGATTCGGACACCTATCGAGCGTCGTTCTCGGACGGAGAACCGGCGACGACGGCGGTCGTACGGACCCTGGCGAGGGTCCGGCACTGTGACGTGACGGATATTTCGCCGCTGTACGAGTCCGTCGATACCGACGCGCTCGACCGACTCATCTCCACTGCAGACGAGGCAGCCGTTCGGGTCGAGTTCCTGATCGACGGGTTCGAAGTGACCGTCGTCGGCGACAACACGGTCGAGATCGTCCCGCCGACCTGA
- a CDS encoding metal-dependent hydrolase: protein MWPWEHLAIGYICYALWRRGAGRSRPTVEEVAVLAIGTQFPDLVDKPLGWGTTLLPSGTSLAHSLLITIPVVVGADLLARRVGRDHLGIVFGIGYLLHLPADACYAVLLGGTATAEFLLWPVIPRAPEPTTALLARTGALWAEFSVALAGPAGAGYLLVEGLLLGTAVLLWSLDGAPGIPRRVR from the coding sequence ATGTGGCCCTGGGAACACCTCGCGATCGGGTACATCTGCTATGCACTCTGGCGACGCGGGGCCGGGCGGTCGCGGCCGACGGTCGAGGAGGTGGCCGTCCTCGCAATCGGGACCCAGTTCCCCGACCTCGTCGACAAGCCGCTCGGGTGGGGGACGACGCTACTCCCCTCGGGAACGTCGCTGGCACACTCGCTGTTGATCACGATTCCGGTCGTCGTCGGTGCCGACCTCCTGGCGCGGCGCGTGGGACGGGATCATCTGGGGATCGTCTTCGGCATCGGCTACCTGTTGCATCTCCCGGCTGACGCCTGTTACGCGGTGTTGCTCGGCGGGACCGCGACAGCCGAGTTCCTGCTGTGGCCGGTGATCCCCAGGGCCCCCGAGCCGACGACGGCGTTGCTCGCCCGGACCGGAGCCCTCTGGGCGGAGTTCAGTGTCGCGCTCGCCGGGCCCGCCGGTGCGGGGTATCTACTCGTGGAAGGCCTCCTGCTGGGGACTGCGGTGCTGCTGTGGTCTCTGGACGGCGCGCCCGGCATCCCGCGTCGAGTTCGATAG
- a CDS encoding DUF7344 domain-containing protein, whose translation MAEQTSELSRDRIFDILSSPRRRYVLHYLRTEQSPIQMTDLAEEVAAWENETTVEELSSQDRKRVYVSLYQTHIPKLAEAGLVTYDSDSGDVSLANKSSELDPYIMDEETERPWYLYYLLLAAANVVLVLGVVAGVPVLSALGGTGVGIVVASSFLLLTAVHYLSRRRRGPTTPPGFGEP comes from the coding sequence ATGGCAGAACAAACATCAGAGCTCTCACGCGATCGGATCTTCGACATCCTCAGTAGCCCCAGACGCCGGTACGTCCTCCACTACCTCCGGACCGAGCAGAGCCCGATCCAGATGACCGATCTCGCCGAAGAGGTCGCAGCGTGGGAAAACGAGACGACGGTCGAAGAGCTGTCCTCGCAGGACAGAAAACGGGTGTACGTCTCGCTGTATCAGACCCACATCCCGAAGCTCGCTGAGGCGGGTCTGGTGACCTACGACAGCGATTCGGGCGATGTCTCGCTCGCGAACAAGTCCTCGGAACTCGACCCGTACATCATGGACGAGGAGACGGAGCGGCCCTGGTATCTGTACTACCTGCTACTGGCAGCGGCAAACGTCGTCCTCGTGCTCGGGGTCGTCGCCGGGGTGCCGGTGCTGTCGGCACTGGGCGGAACGGGTGTCGGGATCGTCGTCGCGAGTAGCTTCCTGCTGTTGACGGCAGTGCACTACCTCTCACGACGACGGCGCGGGCCGACGACCCCACCAGGATTCGGTGAACCGTGA
- a CDS encoding DUF7344 domain-containing protein, with protein sequence MSRITSSTDEADGTRPNTTVDGGADEEASSQPPDSPAEADPGIAPETAFDILRNSRRRLAIVYLLETEGGAVSLGDLAEHVAAIENGVSREELSSAQRKRVYVSLYQSHLPRMEEAGIVRFDQDRGLVSPGPQAAAVEAYLDPTGRRDSRRCYVAITVAGTALLAVSFLTGTIPGSAVALAVLLAVGICTLVDRLR encoded by the coding sequence ATGTCACGAATAACCAGCTCGACCGACGAAGCCGACGGGACTCGCCCCAATACCACAGTTGATGGCGGGGCCGACGAGGAAGCGTCCAGCCAGCCTCCCGACTCGCCGGCAGAAGCCGACCCCGGGATCGCACCGGAGACTGCGTTCGACATCCTCCGGAACAGCCGGCGGCGCCTCGCGATCGTGTACCTCCTCGAAACCGAGGGCGGCGCCGTCTCTCTCGGCGACCTCGCCGAACACGTCGCGGCGATCGAGAACGGTGTCTCCCGCGAGGAACTGTCCTCGGCACAGCGAAAACGGGTGTACGTCTCCCTCTACCAGAGCCATCTCCCACGGATGGAAGAGGCCGGAATCGTGCGCTTCGACCAGGACCGCGGACTGGTCTCACCCGGCCCCCAGGCCGCCGCCGTCGAAGCGTATCTTGACCCAACAGGGCGCCGCGACTCCCGCCGTTGCTACGTGGCCATCACGGTCGCCGGGACGGCACTGCTCGCGGTCAGTTTCCTGACCGGCACGATCCCCGGTTCCGCCGTCGCCCTCGCGGTCCTGCTCGCCGTCGGTATCTGTACGCTCGTCGACCGACTGCGGTGA
- a CDS encoding DUF6517 family protein, translating into MNWKRLAIAVVVGFVLVVAAVIGGAWLFVTDDSPLLFYDARPATVEEPARSEAGYTPVNTTSFNVSYRPVPGIARNVSLRVWASTYVSGVSAATDQPPAATSASGDTTVDVANASVVTVFSMSSLELGPVAFNPLVYASDPGVLNQSGFLVDQGEAYLPSNVTNVTDLTVRSDRPVRMLGQDTQLTRLGGSVAVSPTSDPVNVTVYVARVTHEGNVVIVVGVAPISGDTSEEFATLVEGVRHWERGAGTPPTRQRTGQQERVATVSPGPLDGDLVDDRSADGVVTH; encoded by the coding sequence ATGAACTGGAAACGCCTCGCTATCGCCGTCGTCGTCGGTTTCGTGCTGGTGGTCGCAGCGGTGATCGGCGGCGCCTGGCTGTTCGTCACCGACGACAGCCCGCTGTTGTTCTACGACGCCCGACCGGCGACAGTCGAGGAACCCGCCCGCTCCGAAGCGGGGTATACGCCCGTGAACACGACCTCGTTCAACGTGAGTTACCGTCCGGTCCCCGGAATCGCCCGCAACGTGAGCCTCAGGGTCTGGGCGAGTACGTACGTCAGCGGCGTCTCGGCGGCGACCGATCAGCCTCCGGCGGCGACATCGGCCAGTGGCGACACGACGGTCGACGTGGCAAACGCCTCCGTGGTGACTGTCTTCTCCATGTCGTCGCTGGAACTCGGACCCGTCGCGTTCAATCCACTGGTGTACGCCTCCGACCCTGGCGTCTTGAATCAGTCCGGGTTCCTCGTCGACCAGGGAGAGGCGTACCTGCCGTCGAACGTGACGAACGTCACCGACCTCACGGTCCGCAGCGACCGGCCCGTCCGGATGCTGGGCCAGGACACGCAGCTGACGCGGCTTGGTGGCTCGGTGGCTGTCTCACCCACGTCCGACCCCGTCAACGTCACCGTCTATGTCGCCAGGGTGACCCACGAGGGAAACGTCGTCATAGTCGTCGGCGTCGCACCCATCTCGGGGGACACTAGTGAGGAGTTCGCGACGCTCGTCGAGGGTGTCCGTCACTGGGAGCGCGGTGCGGGGACGCCACCGACTCGGCAACGGACCGGACAGCAGGAACGCGTCGCTACCGTGTCCCCCGGACCGCTGGACGGTGATCTCGTCGACGACCGATCCGCCGACGGTGTCGTCACTCACTGA
- a CDS encoding universal stress protein, with translation MTILVAIADDAARDRVLDTATELGTGLDRDLYIVHLVEQQTANPKARRIREEIRERTSDAAVVSTISVEYITHQGSRSATRTARELLDIAADVDITHIVMGHLSKGVVENITQGNTAFAVVDESTVPVTIVPVGGE, from the coding sequence ATGACCATCCTCGTGGCAATCGCCGACGACGCCGCGCGCGATCGGGTCCTGGATACGGCGACAGAGCTGGGCACGGGATTGGATCGGGACCTCTACATCGTCCACCTCGTCGAACAACAGACCGCCAACCCGAAAGCCCGACGGATCCGCGAGGAGATCCGGGAGCGGACCAGCGATGCGGCCGTCGTCTCGACCATCTCGGTGGAGTACATCACCCACCAGGGGAGCCGTAGCGCGACCCGGACGGCCAGGGAACTGCTCGATATCGCGGCCGATGTCGACATCACCCACATCGTCATGGGCCACCTCTCGAAAGGCGTCGTCGAGAACATCACGCAGGGGAACACGGCCTTCGCCGTCGTCGACGAGTCGACCGTCCCCGTCACGATCGTCCCTGTCGGCGGCGAGTGA
- a CDS encoding spermidine synthase — translation MDSPDSARWGSVTDRRFKLGLTVVVAFCSIAYELVYSQFLTVFYGGTVVRYSITIGLYMFSLGVGALLSGQLDDPESNLLRTEVYLSLAGPVGAGFIVALNSFPNVAFPGKYTVTLVLAHLPIVVVGVLSGFELPLLDDLVEDREDSLFSAMGSLYPRRVVRRVMGVFFSVSDSDGRSLSEVLGADYIGSLLGTVVYALVLYPRLGLVVTVLVLGLLNALAALAFAAWTLTGVSESLSRPTVGNWRAVLVVGLLLTGTYGGLVANGERVDRTVTGAYMGDRIADEYRPGAVEIDVQTYRTTAYQRLTLYERRVEAHAGPERCLRLDSALQLCDSWVDSYHSGLVDIPMSMYENQSSVDVLLVGGGDYVAVNHLREYNVSVDQVDIDGEFLEYTKNRSYFEQFHDNAYRYDRLNTTVGDAYTYLRGTDKRYDLILLDVPGARSDDALPLYSQEFYTLLGRHLTDRGVVVSWVYSRYNYPQHNKAYHNTVAAAGFDRHLSYSVVDDLDGDGEYERGERFYVLSHGPTPEPSLERARGEYVRRTGDRLGPFEWERLATYRGVKPNSVFDPNYDIIVGYT, via the coding sequence ATGGATAGTCCCGACTCCGCCCGATGGGGGTCGGTGACCGACCGCCGGTTCAAACTGGGACTGACCGTCGTCGTCGCGTTCTGTTCGATCGCGTACGAACTCGTGTACTCGCAGTTCCTGACGGTCTTCTACGGCGGGACGGTCGTCCGGTACTCGATCACGATCGGTCTGTACATGTTCTCGCTCGGTGTCGGCGCCTTGCTGTCGGGCCAGCTCGACGACCCCGAGTCGAACCTGCTACGGACCGAGGTGTATCTCTCGCTCGCGGGCCCGGTCGGCGCCGGGTTCATCGTCGCCCTGAACTCGTTCCCGAACGTGGCGTTCCCGGGGAAATACACCGTCACGCTCGTGCTCGCGCACCTGCCGATCGTCGTCGTCGGCGTCCTCTCGGGGTTCGAGCTCCCGCTGCTGGACGATCTGGTCGAGGACCGGGAAGACTCGCTGTTCTCGGCCATGGGGAGTCTCTACCCCCGCCGGGTCGTCCGCCGTGTGATGGGCGTGTTCTTCAGCGTCTCGGACTCCGATGGACGGTCGCTCTCTGAGGTACTCGGCGCGGACTACATCGGGAGTCTCCTCGGCACCGTCGTCTACGCGCTCGTGTTGTACCCGCGGCTGGGACTCGTGGTGACGGTGCTCGTCCTGGGGCTGCTCAACGCGCTGGCGGCGCTCGCGTTCGCGGCCTGGACGCTGACCGGGGTCTCCGAGAGCCTCTCGCGGCCGACGGTCGGGAACTGGCGTGCGGTGCTCGTCGTGGGCCTGCTGTTGACGGGGACCTACGGCGGACTGGTCGCGAACGGCGAGCGCGTCGATCGGACGGTCACCGGGGCGTACATGGGCGATCGGATCGCCGACGAGTACCGCCCGGGCGCGGTCGAGATCGACGTACAGACCTACCGCACGACGGCCTACCAGCGGCTCACGCTGTACGAGCGCCGTGTCGAGGCACACGCCGGCCCCGAGCGGTGTCTCCGTCTGGACAGCGCGTTACAGTTGTGTGATAGCTGGGTCGACTCCTACCACAGCGGGCTCGTCGACATCCCGATGTCGATGTACGAGAACCAGTCGTCCGTCGATGTCCTGCTCGTCGGCGGGGGCGACTACGTCGCGGTGAACCACCTCCGGGAGTACAACGTCTCCGTCGACCAGGTCGACATCGACGGGGAGTTCTTAGAGTACACGAAAAACCGGAGCTACTTCGAGCAGTTCCACGACAACGCCTACAGGTACGACCGGCTGAACACCACCGTCGGTGACGCCTACACGTACCTGCGGGGGACGGACAAGCGGTACGACCTGATACTGCTCGACGTGCCGGGCGCCCGTAGCGACGACGCGCTCCCGCTGTACTCCCAGGAGTTTTACACCCTCCTGGGCCGACATCTCACCGACCGCGGGGTCGTCGTCTCCTGGGTGTACTCCCGGTACAACTACCCCCAGCACAACAAGGCCTACCACAACACCGTCGCCGCCGCCGGCTTCGACCGTCACCTTTCCTACTCCGTGGTCGACGACCTGGACGGCGACGGGGAGTACGAACGCGGCGAGCGGTTCTACGTCCTCTCTCACGGGCCGACGCCGGAGCCGTCCCTGGAACGGGCTCGCGGGGAGTACGTCAGGCGGACTGGCGACCGACTGGGACCGTTCGAGTGGGAGCGGCTGGCGACGTATCGCGGCGTCAAACCGAACAGCGTCTTCGATCCGAACTACGACATCATCGTCGGCTACACATGA
- a CDS encoding pentapeptide repeat-containing protein — MSDSEIPQTPSDVSQARAVLTRSPAEREAEGIGADEVEAALETVLRDGTADEKTFEGCTFPTLTLDYEVIQGADNHPAVFENCTFDGGISAEKADIDMPLRFHDCTIGDLFLYHARFEYDVEFDGSTFTGTVQADETRFEQDAEFDDAVFEDRVELVETDFYDDTSFAGAQFEATASFRGSQFEGESNELDDNVTFAGAVFEAEATFEQAHFEANRFDGATFQAPVNFTEVLFDHDTEFENVTFEADATFDEMECNEDADFSGTHWGGTAQFRGAVFNGGARTMEDDASFEGATFDGDARFEEAQFRYSNFTQATFGADVTFQETRFLGDADFRQARFSGLADFDETRFHQEAIFTDSSFDGSAHFRGAEFEGHANQLEQNVSFDRARFGAPADFSGAKFRSVSFDDTEFAAAMDFSNTEFADDARFLLRAVGDDSYVDFTGASIEGGSITQPTEGWVRYDFTRVSLGDIDLSAERERDHRELFDYFRFCETVFDEFDGNEFDFEAHTDYLDRNGWDIHTFSDPVDRAYAIAMTPEAIEATYLRAKNSASAAGDMKAAGEFRVKRQQYARKKHVNIALDGGAGATARAKNGIRAVENAFLGISCGYGMRIFRIFGVFAVVPALFSLLYAFGGKVFATSAAQPASVTAALTTPEGQAAFYKLVSFSYITFLTIGYGNIGPVGWGARILVALEVYLSVILSGLVLYALIKRSEM; from the coding sequence ATGTCAGACTCCGAAATACCACAGACACCCTCCGACGTGTCACAGGCCCGCGCCGTCCTCACGCGCTCGCCTGCGGAACGCGAGGCCGAGGGCATCGGGGCCGACGAGGTCGAGGCCGCGCTGGAGACGGTGCTCCGGGACGGGACCGCGGACGAGAAGACATTCGAGGGGTGTACGTTTCCGACGCTGACCCTGGACTACGAGGTCATCCAGGGCGCCGACAACCACCCCGCGGTCTTCGAGAACTGTACCTTCGACGGCGGGATCAGTGCCGAAAAGGCCGATATCGACATGCCGTTGCGGTTCCACGACTGTACGATCGGCGACCTGTTTCTCTACCACGCGCGTTTCGAGTACGACGTGGAGTTCGACGGCTCGACGTTCACGGGGACCGTCCAGGCAGACGAGACGCGGTTCGAACAGGACGCGGAGTTCGACGACGCCGTCTTCGAGGACCGGGTCGAACTCGTCGAGACCGACTTCTACGACGATACGAGCTTCGCCGGCGCGCAGTTCGAGGCCACGGCGTCGTTCCGGGGTTCGCAGTTCGAGGGCGAATCCAACGAACTCGACGACAACGTGACCTTCGCGGGGGCCGTCTTCGAGGCCGAAGCGACCTTCGAGCAGGCCCACTTCGAGGCCAACCGGTTCGACGGCGCGACGTTCCAGGCCCCGGTGAACTTCACCGAGGTCCTGTTCGACCACGACACCGAGTTCGAGAACGTCACCTTCGAGGCCGACGCCACCTTCGACGAGATGGAGTGCAACGAGGACGCCGACTTCAGCGGGACCCACTGGGGCGGGACGGCGCAGTTCCGCGGTGCCGTGTTCAACGGCGGCGCTCGGACGATGGAGGACGACGCCTCGTTCGAAGGTGCCACCTTCGACGGCGACGCCCGGTTCGAGGAGGCCCAGTTCCGGTACAGCAACTTCACACAGGCCACGTTCGGGGCGGACGTGACGTTTCAGGAGACGCGGTTCCTCGGCGACGCCGACTTCAGGCAGGCCCGGTTCTCGGGACTGGCGGACTTCGACGAGACGCGGTTCCACCAGGAGGCGATCTTCACGGACAGTTCCTTCGACGGCAGCGCACACTTCCGCGGCGCCGAGTTCGAGGGCCACGCGAACCAGCTCGAACAGAACGTCTCCTTCGACCGGGCCAGGTTCGGCGCTCCGGCCGATTTCAGCGGGGCGAAGTTCAGGTCGGTCTCGTTCGACGACACCGAGTTCGCGGCCGCGATGGACTTCTCGAACACCGAGTTCGCGGACGACGCGCGGTTCCTGTTGCGCGCCGTCGGCGACGACTCCTACGTCGACTTCACCGGCGCCTCGATCGAGGGCGGTTCGATCACCCAGCCCACAGAGGGGTGGGTCAGATACGACTTCACCCGGGTGAGTCTCGGGGACATCGACCTCTCGGCCGAACGGGAGCGGGACCACCGCGAACTGTTCGATTACTTCCGGTTCTGTGAGACGGTCTTCGACGAGTTCGACGGCAACGAGTTCGACTTCGAGGCCCACACCGACTACCTCGACCGCAACGGCTGGGACATCCACACCTTCAGCGACCCCGTCGACCGAGCCTACGCCATCGCTATGACTCCCGAAGCGATCGAGGCGACGTACCTCCGGGCGAAAAACAGCGCCTCTGCCGCCGGCGACATGAAAGCCGCGGGGGAGTTCCGCGTCAAGCGCCAGCAGTATGCCAGGAAAAAACACGTCAACATCGCGCTCGACGGCGGTGCGGGCGCCACCGCACGGGCGAAGAACGGAATCAGAGCCGTCGAGAACGCGTTCCTGGGTATCTCCTGTGGCTACGGAATGCGCATCTTCCGGATCTTCGGAGTGTTCGCCGTCGTCCCGGCGCTGTTCTCGCTGCTGTACGCCTTCGGCGGGAAGGTGTTCGCGACGAGTGCGGCACAGCCGGCCTCTGTCACCGCGGCGCTGACCACGCCGGAGGGCCAAGCCGCGTTCTACAAACTCGTCTCGTTCAGTTACATCACGTTCCTGACCATCGGCTACGGGAACATCGGGCCGGTCGGCTGGGGTGCCCGGATCCTGGTCGCTCTGGAGGTGTACCTGAGTGTCATCCTCAGTGGCCTGGTCCTGTACGCGCTCATCAAGCGCTCGGAGATGTGA
- a CDS encoding thiamine ABC transporter substrate-binding protein, producing MTRRRSFLKAVGGAAALGTAGCMGASSSSSSSYDTVRVATYNSFIDAPSTSAGDWVKEEFESRHDLTLEWVVPDGGLQHFFQRQQQGADLGADAFVGVTAPDLVNADQELDDPLFTSYDTSAVENSDNVVDAYQFDPQDRVIPTGASYVSFVYDEGVVSPPETLDALTTEEYADTLLLANPQSTTTGLLFLLWTINTVGADSYLDYWADLMDNNVTILGSWGDAYAAYSEEEKPMVVSYSTDQVYAAAENQDMARHQIAFPNDQGYAYVDGTAKFAATDRDELVDTFTSFMLDPAVQQEVAVKNVGLPTVSNASLPEEFAQYAHVPEEPVQFGYDALAENLDTWREDWSRQVAAK from the coding sequence ATGACACGGCGCCGTTCGTTCCTGAAGGCCGTCGGCGGCGCAGCGGCGCTGGGGACCGCCGGCTGTATGGGGGCCTCGTCCTCCTCGTCGAGTTCGTACGACACCGTCCGGGTGGCGACGTACAACTCCTTCATCGACGCACCGAGCACCAGCGCCGGCGACTGGGTCAAAGAGGAGTTCGAGTCCCGCCACGACCTCACGCTTGAGTGGGTCGTCCCCGACGGCGGCCTCCAGCACTTCTTCCAGCGCCAACAACAGGGCGCGGACCTGGGCGCCGACGCCTTCGTCGGGGTCACGGCACCGGATCTGGTCAACGCCGACCAGGAACTCGACGACCCGCTCTTTACCTCCTACGACACGAGCGCTGTCGAGAACAGCGACAACGTCGTCGACGCCTACCAGTTCGACCCGCAGGACCGCGTCATCCCGACGGGGGCCTCCTACGTCAGTTTCGTCTACGACGAAGGGGTCGTCTCGCCCCCCGAGACCCTCGACGCGCTGACCACCGAGGAGTACGCCGACACCCTGCTGCTGGCGAACCCACAGAGCACGACGACCGGCCTCCTCTTTCTGCTGTGGACGATCAACACGGTCGGAGCGGACAGCTACCTCGACTACTGGGCCGACCTCATGGACAACAACGTCACTATCCTCGGTTCGTGGGGCGACGCCTACGCCGCGTACTCCGAAGAAGAAAAGCCGATGGTCGTCTCCTACTCCACCGACCAGGTGTACGCCGCCGCCGAGAATCAGGACATGGCCCGCCACCAGATCGCCTTCCCCAACGACCAGGGGTACGCCTACGTCGACGGGACCGCGAAGTTCGCGGCGACGGACCGCGACGAACTGGTCGACACGTTCACTTCGTTCATGCTCGACCCCGCCGTCCAGCAGGAGGTCGCAGTCAAGAACGTCGGCCTGCCGACCGTCTCGAACGCCTCGCTCCCCGAGGAGTTCGCACAGTACGCCCACGTCCCCGAGGAGCCGGTCCAGTTCGGCTACGACGCGCTGGCCGAGAACCTCGACACCTGGCGGGAGGACTGGAGCCGACAGGTCGCCGCGAAGTGA
- a CDS encoding thiamine-binding protein, with amino-acid sequence MTVTAMLSVAPLDDADADFDAEIANAIDALEAFDVEYETNPMETTIQAEELSEVFAAAQAATEAVDASRTITNLKIDHFREESLDVEEKVERVETHLGRTARSQR; translated from the coding sequence ATGACTGTCACTGCGATGTTGTCGGTCGCGCCGCTGGACGACGCGGACGCGGACTTCGACGCCGAGATCGCCAACGCCATCGACGCGCTGGAGGCGTTCGATGTCGAGTACGAGACGAATCCGATGGAGACGACGATCCAGGCCGAGGAACTGAGCGAAGTGTTCGCCGCGGCACAGGCCGCCACGGAGGCGGTCGACGCCTCGCGGACGATCACGAACCTCAAGATCGACCACTTCCGGGAGGAGTCGCTCGATGTCGAGGAGAAAGTCGAGCGGGTCGAGACACACCTGGGCCGGACGGCACGGAGTCAGCGATGA
- a CDS encoding AIR synthase family protein: MTDRGKIDSRVFEEVIAPKLGADRDDVALGPRHGVDFGVLSIGDRAVAVATDPVSILPALGFERSGRLALDIVLTDVAVSGLAPTHFAITLTLPTEMTDAQLAATWDGIHQHARELGVSIVGGHTARYEGVDYSWVGGGTALGVGAHEDVIRPDGARPGDDIVLSTGPAAEVAGLFATLFPEALDLPAETVATAQERVDDILAVADARTITDACTPTALHDATEGGVVGGLTEMATGAGVVFDVERGAAPVRPGVEAVCRAAGVDPWLVTSAGTLLVTAPPEQARQAVEALDATGTPASVVGTVRDAAGDEPGLVLDGDRVEQPASDPSWDAMAALGER; this comes from the coding sequence ATGACTGATCGCGGGAAAATCGACAGTCGGGTCTTCGAGGAGGTTATCGCACCGAAACTGGGGGCCGACCGGGACGATGTCGCGCTCGGGCCGCGCCACGGTGTCGACTTCGGTGTGCTCTCGATCGGCGACCGGGCCGTCGCTGTCGCGACCGACCCCGTCTCGATCCTGCCGGCCCTGGGTTTCGAGCGCTCCGGCCGTCTGGCGCTCGACATCGTCCTCACCGATGTCGCGGTCTCCGGGCTGGCTCCGACCCATTTCGCCATCACGCTGACGCTCCCGACGGAGATGACCGACGCGCAACTGGCCGCGACCTGGGACGGCATCCACCAGCACGCACGCGAGTTGGGTGTGAGTATCGTCGGCGGCCACACGGCCAGATACGAGGGGGTCGACTACTCCTGGGTCGGCGGCGGGACGGCGCTAGGCGTCGGCGCACACGAGGACGTGATCCGGCCCGACGGCGCCCGCCCGGGCGACGACATCGTGCTCTCGACGGGACCGGCCGCGGAGGTCGCCGGCCTGTTCGCGACCCTGTTCCCCGAGGCGCTCGATCTGCCCGCGGAGACGGTCGCGACGGCCCAGGAGCGCGTCGACGACATCCTCGCCGTCGCCGACGCCCGCACGATCACCGATGCCTGTACTCCCACGGCGCTACACGACGCCACCGAGGGCGGGGTGGTCGGGGGCCTCACGGAGATGGCGACCGGCGCGGGCGTCGTCTTCGATGTCGAGCGCGGGGCCGCACCCGTCCGACCGGGCGTCGAAGCCGTCTGTCGCGCCGCGGGGGTCGACCCCTGGCTGGTCACGAGCGCGGGGACGCTCCTGGTGACCGCCCCGCCGGAACAGGCTCGCCAAGCAGTCGAGGCCCTGGACGCCACTGGGACACCGGCGTCGGTCGTCGGTACCGTCCGCGACGCCGCCGGGGACGAACCCGGACTGGTCCTCGACGGTGACCGGGTCGAGCAGCCGGCGTCCGACCCCTCGTGGGACGCGATGGCGGCTCTCGGGGAGCGGTGA